The genomic region TAATGGCTATTACAGCTTAACAAGTGTGTTTtgaagtgtgtgtgtatgtgtgtttttctttgccttgtCGTGCACTGGTGCTCTGCTACACGCTTTCTGTCATCACACATGAGGATACAGTCTTTTCAGTCACTCCCACCAACCCAAGGGAACTGCATGTGGTCCCACTTAAAAGATGAAGTGCTCACAGAAGTGGAAATGGCTGTGCTTTCATGCAATGGTTAAGTAATATTATTCATGTGTGGTTCTCTCCTTGGGGCTACAGAAGGTGGGGTTTGGCAtagcaagatgaaaaaaaaaaatagatgggAGCAAGTCAAATTGACTGTGGGATTTCTGTGAGTACCATTAGGAGAATTTAGACACATTCAGCTTGGGTATTTTGCTGGAGGCTGTGTAGCCAGCTTCACTCGAAATGCTTGGGGGAACAGTCAGGATGGAAAGATGCTGcttcaaagaatattttttggGCCGTGCTTATGATTTGAGTCTTTGTGTGTCACTTCAAGCTAAGCATTGACATCTGCTTTTTTTACACCGTTGGTAAAAAAACAGATGGTATTTTATGTGCTCAGTGAGTAAACCAGTCATTCCTTGGTAGAGTCAGTAATGCCTCTTATTTGTGTAGCCATCATCATCCCTTCGACGAGTTAGCATTGCAGCCTTGCCTAGGAGTGCTGGAAATACAGGTATTGGGGTGTCACTGGTAAGTAAGGGTTCCCAGACGGTGAGGCACTTGACCTTCTCAAAACTGGCTGGGctgaaacatgaaaatactGATGCAGCAAGTGTCAAACTTCTTCTCCAGGCCCAGCTCCACGAACCTGACGGAGATGAATGGAGTGACAAGTTCCACAGGAGATCCAGTAGCTGGTAAAATTACTTGGGTGTCTTTGAATAgggttaaatatttttcagctctaACTGTGTTAAAGTAGCTTTTGGAGCATCTTGAGGTATAATAATGTTTAGGCTACATGTTTCACATTAGTTTTACATGCTTCAATAGGTAAATGAGCCTTCATGACTAATTGTTACAGTTTACatctctctaattttttttctttcattatggGTTGAATTTTAAGAAGTCACATCAACTTTTTTGCTTTAGAACTAAAATATGAAATCAGGGATGCTCACATTGATGGATCCAACCagatattttgctttatttttattttttattagaataCCAGTTTCAGGCAACAGATTTTGAAACTGATTTGTCCAAAGCCTACCCAAATGAGCAGGCTGCTGATAAATCTCTTATTTGCTGCTGTACATCTGATGGGGAAACTAAGGcaattttccttaaaatgtgACAGGGGACGACTGGGAGCAAAGCCAAGTGAGAAGCGTCCTTCACTCCAGCGTTTCATTAGCACATATTCCTGGCCTGAATATGAAGACCAACATCCTGAAACAAAGTAAGTTCAACAACAGCCTCCTACGAGGGGTGTGTGCagggttggttggtttattGTTAATGAATTCTCTGTCCTGATGAGAGCTATCAAGTCAAGCTACTGTGAGCTCTGTCAAATTGAATGCTTAATGGGAAAGCTTTGGAACTGCTGATGGTTCTTACAGATACAAGGAGTTGGAATCACCCCCTGAAGTGCAAGAAGAGCCATCACAGAAGGAAAGCAtctctgaaaaaggaaaatgctcaTCCAAATGGAGCCTAGAGTCAGCGTAAGTTTCCTTACATCGTGATGAGGTGAAGCAGTGTTTGGGTGCTGGGCATGAGAAGGTGCAGCACAGCAGTAGCTTTGGTTGGGTTGTTAATGCTGACTTCTTAAACAAACCAACTGGGAATGAGTAATGTCAGGTATCAGGCTCACCCCACCCAGGATTCTTTACTAATCCTAAGGGTGAGATAAAGAAATGCCACCTCCTTTGGTTACTCTATGACAGTTATTAAAGCTAGGCCACTAGGTCATGCTAACATCTCCTGTAAAAATCATCAAGGATGTGCAAGGCCTGTGCAAAGTTTTACAGCAGCTGTGGTGCACACTGAGACCCAGGCAGTTACAGAGATTAGCTCCAGACTGTTTCAGCTAATTTCTTAGAATATCTCAAATCAAGGAAGAGAGTGCTGTCCTAAACAAGTATCCTGTGGAAGCCCCTGCCTGACTGGGAAGgagctctgctgtccctggaGAGGAACTGCTTATTCCCTATGAATGTCCTACACTATCCTCCACTGTTGATGGTTACTGATCAATGGGGAGACAATTATGCTAGTGCATAAAACTGGAAGGATGGCAAGAAGtatcttttctgttgtttgatAAAGGATGGAGGTACCCAATGTCATGAGAGGTCTAGGATCTGGATACCTAGCAAGGGCAAGACTTCTCCCTAACCTCAGAGATAGCACCAAAGCCctagaaaacagtaaaatataaGCCCAGTACTTTCAGTGCTTTCTAGAAGCAAGATTTCTTGATTATTTGCAAGTAGCTTTTGTAAATTCTCTTCAGAAACTGTGTGGCAGAGGGAGCATGCATGGACTTGTCATCTGAAAAGCTCCTCAAGAACTTGCTTACTGAAGTCTGCATTTGAAGCCCTGAACATAAGTTGCTACTGTACATAGCTCCCAACACAGTAACAACCTGCTCACCTTTAATAGTTAAGGATCTGTCTGTCTGTGGGGTCTGGTTTGTTCTAGGGCTTTTTGGGGTGGAGGAGTGGGTGGGAAGAGGGCTTCCAAGTTCTGAAGAAAAACTGACTTAGTGTATGActtcctcttctctgcaggTGCAATTTGGTGTCATCTTGGGCATCCCACTTCAAGAGTTCCTTTTCAAATGCTAACAAAACTCTCTGGGTTTCTGTTTCCATCCTGGTACTGCTTGCTGCTCTCACGAGCTTCCTCACTGGGCTGTCTCTTCAAAGaccagcagaggcagcacctGTGGGAACTGGGGACTCCTGGACTTCACTACAGCAACTGCTGTGGCCATATACAGGACTTCATCACAATGGGCCACCCCCAGTATAACAGAGATTCTGACTTTCATACTTGTACTTCCAATTTCTGGATGACAGTATGAGAAGCTGAGATAGTATATTTAAGGTTATGTATTTGGGcgtttgggtttgtttgcttgggttgtGGGTATTTTggggagattattttttttgtttaaaaaagcatgacttgaaatttaaaaatacttcccCCCTCTGATTCTGACAGAAGTCACCTTGACAAGTACCTAAAAGGATCTCTGTTCTATTCAGGTTTACTATGAAACATAGCTTTTGAACATAGCTAACAATAATAATGACTAAGTGGTCTAGCCACAAAAGAATAAAGAACTTATTTTGCTGTAACAAAAATAGAATGTTCACATTTTAGTCATTGAGGCTGTTCCAAGAATTTGAATAGAAAATGATTCAAGACTTCATGTAACTTTATTGAAAGTGTTTGATAATAAAGGCTTAAAGGAAAGCGTGCAGTTTTTAAGAGTATGTTAAAACTCTTGTGGCAAGGAGCAGCTGATACACAGCATCAATGAACAGGAAGCTAGCTGTTTCCACTTTATCAATTGCTTCTTGGCTGGCAAAGTCTTTAAGCATATGGTAAAGTGTGGAGTGAAATTCAGAATCATCTTCTAGGTCCTCTGAAAAAGCTTCACTGGATTCAGTGATCTTGAGCTTTTGTGCTTTCTGACCATCAAACAGGTAAAGAGACCAGTCCTTTACAGCATCTGCATTAAGATGCTCGCTTACCtattgcagaaaaaagaaatgcactgTCCAAGGAAGCCCATGACACTGACAGAATAAATTCAAGTATATTCCTGAATGTAACAAAAACCAGGATGCTGCTGTGATCACCTAAAGCAATGAGCTCTCTGTCCATGAGACTGCATACCAGGTACTGGTAACAGCACCAAAATCTTGTCTATTTTGCCTCTGTAAAATACAAGGTTTGGCTGCTCcagctttccctctgctcctgactTCTGAGAAAGTAGATAGGTGCAACAGGCATAGTTTGGTTTAGTTCTTGATCCTGGGATTAAGTATTAAGCTAAATACTTGTACGCCACATGCCCTTCACTTAAGAGTGGGGCATCTTAAGATTTCAGCAGTTGTAGTATATTCTGTATCTAGACTCACAAATAGAAGCATTTTTGTCTGCCTGGGAGAAGTTTCAATCACAGGTGTTGCTAGTTCACAGGTAGAAATAAATCATCACTTAAGTTTCTTATTCCCTCCTTTACAGGAGGGAACAAATGAAagccctgcagagaagcagcaatttcaagattttaattaaaaaaacttgcATTTCAGCTTGCTATTCAGCTATAGTAGGCTGCCTCATGAAAATCTGCATCCACCTCAATCATCCCAGCTTTGTCTATAGCCTTAATAGCTGACCTATCAAATTATACATCCTAGCACATCAGCAAGTGTCTTTGTTACTGTGTCCCAGTAGAGATCTCAAACTCTTGTTCCTCATAAATGCATGAGCTGGGAGGCAGTGGAGAAACAAGCTCTTAAATTCTATTGAACACTGTTGAAGTAGCCTTAAAACTGCTGCACCAACAATGCAGGTAGGGGTTGAAGATTATCAGATGAGTGAAGCTTGTAAAAGTTAATTCTTTCACTCTCTATAACAGTGTATAGaattttgtgctgctttttctagAAGTTTATAGTCTAAATCCACAAACCTTGAACACTACTTGCTCTTCACTGGCTTCTAGATTCCACTTGCTCTGggcaaaagcaaaagcacatgCAAGCAGTGCCATCTCTCGATATGCCCTCATTTCTGCTGTGGGAGACTGTAATGCAAAAGTATGAGTTaggaaatattaatatatatttgtatgtatttatttatttatatatcaGTCTAATTTCCTGTGTTATACAAAGGTAAGAAAAACTTGCTTTAAGCAGACTCCGCTGGCTAAGTTTCTAGAACCCTTGTATAGTTGCCATCTAATTCTGCACAATAGGTCTTCAAATAAGAAAATGTGACCTACAAATaggctgaaaaaagaaaaaaacctacaggAAAGCCAACTGCTTTTGCACTCACCTTCTTGTGCACAGGGACATACTTGTGAGAATACTCTTCTGGGAAAATATTCACACCAGCCTTTTTCAGAACTGCTCTTAGCTCAAGTGGACTTATCCAATTTCCTGTCAGATGGGAAAGTACATGCTTCTCTTGTGCCACTACTGAAGACAACATACACTGATTATCCTGTTGTACAAACCAGTGAAAGCATCTTACTGATCATGAAAGCTATTTTCTGCTTCAGGTATCAAATACTaacagctgctttgcttttccacaTCTGGCATACATTAACTACTGCATCACAACCAGGGCAGAGTAAAATTCAAACTGCTCTTGTGGAAGCATCCCAAGCCCTTAATAAGACAGtgttataattaaaaaaaaatctaaaaatctgcagttgttttataaaaaaaatatttacaatacCTTAATTTGTATCTGAACTTCTGCAAAGATTGTTTTAACTAGAAGTAGTGCTTCATCTGTACCAGTAGGTTGCAATTCCCATGTGGAATAAGGCATGCTGAGATGAGCATCCTGGAGCAGGGCTACAGTGTAAAAGGCATCCATCTCAAAGGtgactttcttttcctgtgtttcataCCTTATGTTGTTGATGCCATCAGTTCTCCACTGTTGGCCTTTacaaaaagaatgcaaaaataaaatatataatgcTTATGATAAATGTTGGGGAAGAATTAGTTATTAGAGACATCCTACAGTAACTATTGTAGTTATATAGTTATAGCTAAAATATTAGGCACAAAATAAAGGTAATTCATTTAAGGTAAAGACTTCCTCATTTTAATAGTCTTCAAGTACAAGACTGAGCTTAAACAGAACTTTTTCCCAATCtctaaagaaatacaaattgtAATATAAATGCCATTATTTACTTGCTATATAGTATACCATAAACTCATAGTCAAGAGTAACTTCAAACATGAAACGATTTTAAGAGGTTCTACTTTCTTTTATGAATATTGTCAGAAGTATGTTGTACTTTTCTAATAAAAAGAATATCCAATTTggtttttatcattttatttttgtatttcaattGAAGGCCAACGCACGTAGCTAGGAGATAATTTGGCTTAAAGTGGATTTGGCATGGCTTTCTGTTAGTAAAACTTGACTTTTGGTGTACAGTTGTACTACTGCCCATTAAatgttgcatattttttttccattcagtttAAAAGGCCTCAGCATAGCAGTCCAGGCTAGGATGGACAATGCAACGcaaccaaaacacaaccaaaacaaccaaaacacaaccaaaacaaccaaaacacaacgcaaccaaaacacaaccaacACACAATGcaaccaaaacacaaccaacACACAATGcaaccaaaacacaaccaacacacaatgcaaacaaaacacaaccaaaacaacacaacacaacccaaacaacacaacacaaccaaaacaacacaaccaaaacacaacacaaacaaaacacaacccaaacaaccaaaacacaatgcaaacaaaacacaaccaaaacaacacaacacaaccaaaacaacacaaacaaaaaaaagcaagcccaAATTAATTTAACATTGAAGTCTCCGAATTATTTATCAGCTTTGAAATGGTTCTTATCTTTGCAATTGGATGGTGGAAATAAACTCAGGattaaattttatgttttatctGAAGTTGGTACCTGCAGGATCCCATCGGGCTATCAAAGGATTCTCAAAATACATCACATGGTCAGCAAGCATAAGGGTTATCTGTATTGGGGGATGTGCAGCATCTTCAGCCTCTTCTGGGGGATATGGGTATGCCTCCAGTCCAGGATCAAGTAGCTTTAGTAAGATGGGAAAAGGacagataacattttttttttaattagaacatccagaagtcttttttttttttgtttcccttaaGTCCACCTCATCACCTGCAGAGTTTCTTAAGACaccattttaaatttattagCAGCAATGGTTTGCTAATATTGTACATTTCCAACTACAAGACAGCAGGGAGGTGACCACTAACAAGCCTTTACACCCCTCACATGCTTGGTGGCTCCCTTAAGGCACTGACACACAGTACCCagagccatttttttttttttttactagatcCACAATCTCAAAAAATAACAAGTGCACCTGAGAGGCAGAAGTAGATATAACATCACTTTTCCCACACAGCATCAAAGGTGAATCAAAGAGGTCACCTGTGACTGGTAATGCAGGGCCGTGTGCTCAGCTGGGAACAAAGATCCCATGCC from Heliangelus exortis chromosome 1, bHelExo1.hap1, whole genome shotgun sequence harbors:
- the DNAI7 gene encoding dynein axonemal intermediate chain 7 isoform X10, giving the protein MSLWRDDQNEDIQLVMKKGEQVLNLIEKLQFILLDTPPNEITEKETAQYQESILELENLLHQKYNEATEQLLKTANMYEDSYTGNMQAVVKDKNVTFCIWGNLKKKIRFKNHVFCDVPHGFDLPKSLAMSSVAVRILHTHYDHVSPLWLQCQSVPKLEVLDSKELTPPAKDTVEEPEEEKKTDREELEVPVEKDTYSDRGKSATSFKENSNSITNINETTEEIEKKSGILDISEVQDLAMQEETDEREEAIPDENIVDLQEFIPVGGVYHIDALHLPPQVKEIKDWNMVELLDPGLEAYPYPPEEAEDAAHPPIQITLMLADHVMYFENPLIARWDPAGQQWRTDGINNIRYETQEKKVTFEMDAFYTVALLQDAHLSMPYSTWELQPTGTDEALLLVKTIFAEVQIQIKDNQCMLSSVVAQEKHVLSHLTGNWISPLELRAVLKKAGVNIFPEEYSHKYVPVHKKSPTAEMRAYREMALLACAFAFAQSKWNLEASEEQVVFKVSEHLNADAVKDWSLYLFDGQKAQKLKITESSEAFSEDLEDDSEFHSTLYHMLKDFASQEAIDKVETASFLFIDAVYQLLLATRVLTYS